Proteins from a genomic interval of Cucumis melo cultivar AY chromosome 7, USDA_Cmelo_AY_1.0, whole genome shotgun sequence:
- the LOC103493778 gene encoding uncharacterized protein LOC103493778 — translation MFNHYNPFSFTHKLKSSIPSCFRPDHDAELHENEDDNPALKSMTSDLPELRGMCRSLVARISWPSRRRYHHSADFRYDPSSYALNFEDEQVRDDNEFPIRDFTSRLPASPPPPVNLMRF, via the coding sequence ATGTTCAACCACTACAATCCCTTTTCATTTACTCACAAGCTCAAATCCTCAATCCCTTCTTGTTTCCGCCCCGATCACGATGCCGAATTACATGAAAACGAAGACGATAATCCTGCTCTCAAATCAATGACCTCTGACCTCCCGGAGCTCCGTGGGATGTGCCGGAGTCTCGTCGCTCGGATCAGTTGGCCGAGTCGCCGACGCTACCATCACTCTGCTGATTTTCGATACGATCCTTCCAGCTATGCCCTTAATTTCGAAGACGAACAAGTTCGAGATGACAATGAGTTCCCAATTAGGGATTTCACTTCAAGATTGCCGGCGTCGCCGCCGCCGCCGGTAAATCTCATGCGATTTTGA